Part of the Micromonospora rhizosphaerae genome is shown below.
GATCGACCTGATCAACCCCCGGTCGAAGATCAACGGCGAGACGCCCAAGTTCGTCGAGACGGAGCACTTCTTCCTGGACCTGCCGGCCCTCGCCGACGCGCTGCGGCAGTGGCTGGACACCCGGGAAGGCTGGCGGCCCAACGTGCTGCGCTTCTCCAAGAACCTGCTCGACGATCTCCAGCCCCGGGCCATCACCCGCGACCTGGAGTGGGGGGTGCCGATCCCGCTGGACGGCTGGCGGGACCGCCCGGACAAGCGGATCTACGTCTGGTTCGACGCGGTGATCGGCTACCTGTCGGCCTCCATCGAGTGGGCCCGCCGCTCTGGCGACCCCGAGGCGTGGCGGAGATGGTGGTCCGCCGACGGGGAAGGCAAGGACGCCCGGGCCTACTACTTCATGGGCAAGGACAACATCGTCTTCCACTCGGTGATCTGGCCGGCGCTGCTCTCCGGCTACTCCGGCGAGGGCAGCCGGGACGGCGAGCCGGGCGAGCTGGGCCGGCTCAACCTCCCCACCGAGGTGGTGTCCAGCGAGTTCCTGACCATGGAGGGGCGCAAGTTCTCCTCGTCCCGCCGGATCGTCATCTACGTCCGGGACTTCCTGGAGCGGTACGACGCCGACGCGCTGCGTTACTTCATCGCGGTCGCCGGCCCGGAGAGCAACGACACCGACTTCACCTGGGCCGAGTTCCTCCGCCGCAACAACGACGAACTGGTCGCCGGCTGGGGCAACCTGGTCAACCGCTCGGTCTCGATGGCGGCGAAGAACTTCGGCGTGATTCCGCCGGTCGATCCGGCCGGGCTGACCGAGGCCGACGAGGCGCTGCTCGCCACCGCCCGGGCCGGCTTCGCCGCGGTCGGCGACCTGATCGCCCGGCACCGGCAGAAGCAGGCGATCGGCGAGGCGATGAAGGTGGTCGCCGAGGCCAACCGGTACCTCTCCGAGCAGGCCCCGTGGAAGCTCAAGGGCGAGGCCGACAAGCCGCGGATGGGCACCATCCTGCACGTCGCCCTCCAGGTGGTCAGCGACGCCAACACGCTGCTCACCCCGTTCCTGCCGCACTCCGCGCAGAAGATCCACGAGCTGCTCGGCGGCACCGGGGTGCACGCCCCCATGCCGTCGATCGTCGAGGTCGAGGACCTCGACGGCGGGCCCGCGTACCCGGTGCTGACCGGGGACTACACCCAGGGCGCGCGCTGGGAGTCCGTACCGCTGGAGGTGGGTCGGGCGCTCGCGGCGCCGAAGCCGGTGTTCCGCAAGCTCGACCCGTCCATCGTCGAGGAGGAGTTGGCCCGGCTGGCCGGCTGACGGCACGCACGTCGGCGCGGCCCCGGGGCATTTCCGGGGCCGCGCCGCGGTAAGCGGTCAGGCCCGGGCCATCGCCGGGGCGCCGGTGAACTCCAGGATCGCGTGGTTGACGTCGGCGGCGTTCGTCCACGGGGTGCCGTGCGGCGCCCCGTTCAGCGTGATCAACTGACTGCCGGCCAGCAGCGGCTGCAACCGCTGCCCGGTCGCGGGGTACGGCAGCACATTGTCCTCGGTGCCCTGCACGATCAGCACGGGCACGTCGATCCGGGACACGTCGCCCCGGAAGTCGGTCAGCCAGGCGTCCACGCTCTGCAACGTCCCGATCGCCGAGGCCCGTGCACCGATCTGCCAGTGCGCCCGGTACGCCTCCTCGGTGACCAGCTTCCCCTTGTTCTGTTCCCAGTTGAAGAAGTTGTTGCAGAACTGGGTGAGGAAGGCGAACCGGTCGTGCTGGATGGCCTGCTTGAACCCGTCGAAGAGGCTCTGGTCGACCCCCTCCGGGTTGTCCGCCGTCTTGAGCAGGAACGGCGCGAGCGGCGCCAGCAGCACCGCCCTGCTCACCCGGTCCGAGCCGTATCTGCCGAGGTAGCGGGTCACCTCGCCGGTGCCCATCGAGTGGCCGACCAGGATCGCGTCGCGCAGGTCCAGCTCCGTCATCAGCACGTCGAGGTCGGCCGCGAAGGTGTCGTAGTCGTACCCTGCCGCCGGCTGTGCGGAATTGCCGAAACCGCGCCGGTCGTAGGTGATGGTCCGGTATCCCGAGCTGAGCAGGGCGGGGACCTGTTTCTCCCAGGTGGCCCCGCTGAACGGGAAGCCGTGGATCAGCACGACGGGCTGACCCGAACCGTGATCCTCGTAGTACAGGTCGATGGGCGCGGAGTTCTCCGTCCCCACGGTGATGAAGGGCATGCTCGTCTCCTGGTGCGGGCGTCTCGGACGCCCGCGCTTTCCCGACAAGTCCCCTGTTATGCCAGCGGATACGGCAGGTCGACCACCCGGTCGTCGGTCACCTCGGCGCCCGGCGCCCAGGCCTCGTAGACGCCCCTTTCGTGGCACTGCGCGCCGGTCGCGAGCACGGCGTCCGGATCCGGTCGGCGCAGCCGCAACCGCAGCCAGCCGGCCTCCTCCCGGAGGACCAGGCAGGGCACGCCCCGCCAGGTGCCGTGGCGCAGCCGGCGGGCCGCCGCGTCCACTGGGTAGCGGGCCGCCCGGGTCATCGCCAGCACCCGGAACCCGCCGGGCAGGTCGGCCACCGCCTCGTACTCCGCGCCGTTGTAGCTGCCGACCAGCTGGGTGGAGCGCGGGGCGTCGCCGGTGGGGACGTACTCCTGGTCGGGGGAGAGCCCCGGCACCGCGGCCAGCAGGTGCCGCCACTGCGGGCCGACCATTCGCAGCCAGCCCCGCTGCTCCGCCTGGTAGCTGTAGAGCACCACCTCCACCCCCTCTGCCGGGTAGGCGAGCAGGGTGGCGTTCGCCGGCATCGGCAGGTCGGCGAAGTCCCGGGTGACGAACTCCGGGATGAGCTGGGCGTTGCTCGGCACGAACCCGGTGCCCAGCACCGGCGGCCCGAGCCGGTCCCGGGGCGGCAGCGTGGTCAGGCCCCGGTGCGCCGCGCCGACCGGCACGTCGTAGTCGGCCGGGTGGACCGCCCGCCAGCGCAGCGCGTACGTCACGTCGGTGCCGTCCCGGCCGCCCTCGCCGTCGCCCCGCAGCACCGCCATCGCGGCGGGCGTACGCAGGTGCGCGACGTCGTGCTCGCGGTAGCAGAAGCCGTGCGGCAGCCAGCCCCGCACGTACCCGGAGAGCTGGCGGGCGGAGAGCACCTTGACCATCCGGGTGCCCGGCCGGATCACCGCCGAGACGCGCACCGCGGCGAGCATGGGGTCGGCGGCCGCCCCGGGCTGCTGGCTCAGCTGGTGCACCTGCGGCCAGCCCCGCTCCCGGTGCAACGGCACCAGCAGCGGCGCGTCCGCCTCCTCGACCGGCTCGGCCGCCCCGTGCACCGCGGTCACCTCGGTGACGTGCACGAACTTGCGCCACGGTAGCGGCACACCGGGCCGGGGCGCCCACTCGAAACCCGGCGCCTCATCGGCGCTGAACAGCTCGTACGCCGCGCCCCGGGCGATCTCCTCCGCCGGGTGGACGCGGCCGTCGTACGTCACATGCAACCCGGTCCGCTCCGACGCGGTGCCGTTGGCCCGAGGGGTGACGCTCACTCCCGGCACACTAAGCGCTACAGGTGCCGAACTGATGAACAGTCGATGGCGGTCCGGAGACGTGGTCCGGCGGCGGTGTGTGATGCTGGCCGCGATGACCGAGCCGAACGAATCACGCAAGCAGCGGGCCGCCCGCCGGGCCGGGGAGTTCCCGCCCGCCCCGGAGCCGCTGCCCCGTCCCGTGCTGGACAGCCACACCCACCTGGACATCACCGTCAGCGAGGCGGGAGTCCCGGGCGGCGGCAGCGCGGACGACCCGGTCGCCGCGGCGATCGAGGTGGCCGCCGGCGTCGGCGTGGACCGGCTGGTCCAGGTCGGCGTCGACGTGGAGTCCTCCCGGTGGAGCGCGGACGTGGCGGAGAAGTACCCGGCGGTGCTGGCCACCGTCGCGCTGCACCCGAACGAGGCGCCCCGGCTGGCCGACCTGGACGAGGCGCTGCGCGAGATCGAGGCGCTCGCCGCCCGGGACCGGGTCCGGGGCGTCGGCGAGACCGGGATGGACTTCTTCCGTACCGGCGACGAGGGGCGAGCCGCGCAGGAGGAGAGCTTCCGCGCCCACATCGCGATCGCCAAGCGGTACGACAAGGCGCTGGTCATCCACGACCGGGACGCGCACGCCGACGTGCTGCGCATCCTCGACGACGAGGGCGCCCCGGACACGGTGGTGCTGCACTGCTTCTCCGGCGACGCGGAGTTCGCCGCCGAGTGCGTCCGCCGGGGCTACCTGCTCAGCTTCGCCGGCACCGTCACCTTCGGCACCGCGGGGGCGCTGCGCGAGGCCGCCGCGGTCACCCCGATCGACCAGATGCTGGTGGAGACCGACGCCCCGTACCTGACCCCGATGCCGCACCGGGGACGGCCGAACGCGTCCTACCTGATCCCGCTGACGGTCCGGTCGCTGGCCGGCACCACCGGCGCGGACCTCGACGAGCTCTGCGCGGCGATCTCCGTGACCGGCGACCGCGTCTTCGGCCCGTGGTGACCGGGCCCGCGCCCGGAACCGGGAAGGCCGCTGCCGCGCGGCTACGCTGCACCGTATGACCGGTCTCCTCGGCCCGGCGGAGATCCGGGAACTGGCCGCCCGCCTGGGCGTCGTCCCCACCAAGAAGCTCGGCCAGAACTTCGTGCACGACCCGAACACCGTCCGCCGGATCGTCACCGCCGCCGGGCTGACCCCGGACGACGTGGCGCTGGAGGTCGGCCCCGGGCTCGGTTCGCTCACCCTGGCCCTGCTCCCGGTGGCCGCCCACGTGCACGCCGTGGAGATCGACCCGGCGCTGGCCGGCGCGCTGCCGGAGACCGCCGCCCGGTTCGTCGGCCCGGACGCCGGGCGGCTCACCGTGCACCGCGCCGACGCGCTGCGGGTCCGCGCCGCCGAGCTGGCCGACCCCGCGCCGACCGCGCTGGTGGCCAACCTTCCCTACAACGTGGCGGTGCCGGTGGTGCTGCACCTCCTCGCCGAGCTGCCCAGCCTCCGGCACGGCCTGGTGATGGTGCAGAAGGAGGTCGCCGACCGGCTGACCGCCGGTCCCGGTTCCAAGGTGTACGGCGTCCCGTCGGTCAAGCTCGCCTGGTACGCCCGGGCGCGGGCCGCCGGCCGGGTGCCGCCGAACGTCTTCTGGCCGGTGCCGAACGTCGACTCCGGCCTGGTCGCCTTCACCCGCCGCGAGCCGCCCCGCCACGACGTACCCCGGGAACGGGTCTTCGCGGTGGTGGACGCGGCGTTCGCGCAGCGGCGCAAGACCCTGCGCGCCGCGCTGGCCGGCTGGGCCGGCGGCGCGGACCGGGCCGCCGCCGCGCTGACCGCCGCCGGCGTCGATCCCGGCGCCCGGGGCGAGTCGCTCACCGTCGAGCAGTTCGCCGCCATCACCGCGTCGGCTCCGACCGTCGCGGCTCCCGAGCAGTAGGCTGACGCCGTGCCCGCCGAGGAGGTGTACGAGTGACCGCGCAGCCGATCGACCCCGCCGCCGCAGGCATGTGGTACCCCGATCCGGTCCGTCAGCGCCTCGCCGACTACACCATCGAGGACGTGCTAACCCTGCCCGACGAAGCCCCGCGCGTCGAGCTGCGTGACGGAGTGCTCGTCGTGGTCCCTTCCCCGACCTACGGCCACCAGAACATCGGGAACCTGCTCTGGATGTGGTTGCACCAGCATGCGCCGACCGACCTGGCGCCGGCGACCGCGGTCGGCGTGGCGATCGACCACCGGAACACTTTCGAGCCGGATGTCGTGCTGCTCAAACGCCCCGTGTCGGGGGATCGCCACTACTTCGACGCCCAGCAGGTGATCCTGGCGGCCGAGGTCGTTTCGCCAGGTACCCGGCGGAGGGACCGGTTGGAGAAGCCGGCGGACTACGCCGACGCCGGCATCCCGCACTACTGGCGGATCGAGCAGAATCCCGTGCACGTGTACGCGTACGACCTGGTTGACGGCCGGTACGAGCTGGCCGCCGACTCCGCCGAGGAGCTGATCGTGGAAAAGCCGTTCGACATCCGGTTGCGCGTCCGGGACATCACCCCGTGACCGAGGCCTGGCGACCGGACGAGGAGGAGGAGCAGCAGCGGCGGGGGGCCAGCGGGCCGGTCAAGGTACGGGTGCCCGCCAAGGTCAACCTGCACCTCGGGGTGGGCCCGCTGCGCCGCGACGGCTACCACGAGCTGAACACCGTGTACCACGCCATCTCGATCTACGACGAGCTGACCGCCCGGCGCGGCGACACCCTCACCCTCACCATGGAGGGGGAGGGCGCTGGCGAGCTCGCCCTGGACGACTCCAACCTGGTGATCCGGGCCGCCCACGCCCTCGCCGGGTACGCCGGGGTGCCGCCGCACGCCCGGTTGCACCTGCGCAAGCAGATCCCCCTCGCGGGTGGGCTGGCCGGCGGCAGCGCCGACGCCGCCGCTGCGCTGGTCGCCTGCGACACGCTCTGGGGCACCGGGCTGTCCCGCGACGAGCTGGCCGGGATCGCCGCCGACCTCGGCTCCGACGTGCCCTTCCTGATCCACGGCGGCACCGCCCTGGGCACCGGGCGGGGCGAGGCGGTCAGCCCGGTGCTGGCCCGCCCCACCTCCTGGCACTGGGTGGTGGCGATCGCCGAGGGTGGCCTCTCCACCCCGGCGGCGTACCGGGAGCTCGACCGGCTGCGCGACGCCGGCACCGCCGGCGAGCCGCTGGGCAGCACCGACGCGCTGCTCGCCGCGCTGCGCCAGCGCGACCCCCGGGTGCTCGCCGCCACCCTCGGCAACGACCTCCAGGACGCGGCCCTGACCATGCGCCCGTCGCTGACCGAGACGCTCAAGGCGGGGGAGCAGGCCGGCGCGCTCGCCGGGATCGTCTCCGGCTCCGGGCCGACCTGCGTCTTCCTCGCCACCGACGAGGCGCACGCCGGCCGGGTCGCCGCCGATCTTGCGGCCGCCGGGGTGTGCCGGGAGGCGCGGGTGGCGCACGGCCCGGTCGCCGGCGCCCGCGTCGTCTGAGCCGGCCGAGGGCCATCCTGGGCCCGGTTACGGCGGTGCTCCGCGTCGTCTGGGCCGATCGAGGGGCCAGCCCGGGCCCGGTCACGGCCCGTCCGCGTCGTCTGAGCCGGTCCGCCGCGGCCGGGACGGAACAAGCGGGAGTCTGGGCCGGTTGACCGACACGGGTGCGACGCCGGGCCGGACGCCAGCGTGCCCCGCGTACCCTGAAACGTCGCAGGCGTCCCACGTGCCCCAGCACCGGGACGCCTTGATCATGGGAGGTGAGGTCGTGGCCAACATCGTCAACCTGGACCGGGTGTCCAAGGGTTACGGCGCCGCCGGGCCACTGCTCACCGACGTCTCGCTCGGCCTCGACGACGCCGACCGGATCGGCGTGGTCGGCCTCAACGGCGCCGGCAAGTCCACCCTGCTCCGGCTGCTCACCCGCACCGAGGAGCCGGACGACGGCCGGGTCACCCACCGCCGCGACCTGCGCGTCGCCTGGCTGCCGCAGAGCCTGACGCTCGCCCCCGACGCCACCGTCCGCGACGTGGTGCTCGGCACCGCCTGGCTCGGCGAGAGCATGGGCGCCGAGCACGAGTGGGCCGGCGACGCCGGCGTCCGGGCCATCCTCGACGGCCTCGGCATGCCGCACCTCGGCCTCGACCAGCCGGTCGGCCCGATGTCCGGCGGCGAGCGCCGCCGGGTGGCGCTCGCCGCCCTGCTGGTCCGCGACGCCGACCTGCTCATCCTCGACGAGCCCACCAACCACCTCGACGTCGGCGGCGTCGACTGGCTGGCGAAACACCTGGTCAACCGCAAGGGCGCGCTGGTGGTCGTCACCCACGACCGGTGGTTCCTCGACGCGGTCTGCACCACCACCTGGGAGGTCGCCGACCAGACCGTCCGGGCGTACGAGGGGGGCTTCGCCGCCTGGACGCTCGCCCGCGCCGAGCGGGAGCGGGTCGCCGCGGCCACCGAGGCCCGCCGGCAGAACCTGCTCCGCAAGGAGATCGCCTGGCTGCGCCGCGGCGCGCCGGCCCGCACCTCCAAGCCGCGGTTCCGGATCGAGGCCGCCAACGCGCTCATCGCCGACGTGCCGCCGCCGCGCGACACCATGTCGCTGCAGCGGCTCGCCACCGCCCGGCTCGGCAAGCAGGTGTACGACCTGGAGCAGGTCACCCTGCACGCCGGCCCCAAGGAGATCCTGCACGACGTCACCTGGCAGGTCGGCCCCGGCGACCGGATCGCCATCCTCGGCCGCAACGGCGCCGGCAAGACCACCCTGCTGCGGATGCTGGCCCAGGTCACCCGCCCCGACGGCGGGCGGTTCGCCGCCGGCTCCACCGTCCGGC
Proteins encoded:
- the metG gene encoding methionine--tRNA ligase — encoded protein: MSHVLAAVAWPYANGPRHIGHVSGFGVPSDVFARYMRMAGHDVLMVSGTDEHGTPIQVQADAEGVTPRELADRYNRVIVEDLHGLGLSYDLFTRTTTRNHYAVVQELFLGLYRNGYIVPKTTMGAISPSTGRTLPDRYIEGTCPICGYDSARGDQCDNCGNQLDPIDLINPRSKINGETPKFVETEHFFLDLPALADALRQWLDTREGWRPNVLRFSKNLLDDLQPRAITRDLEWGVPIPLDGWRDRPDKRIYVWFDAVIGYLSASIEWARRSGDPEAWRRWWSADGEGKDARAYYFMGKDNIVFHSVIWPALLSGYSGEGSRDGEPGELGRLNLPTEVVSSEFLTMEGRKFSSSRRIVIYVRDFLERYDADALRYFIAVAGPESNDTDFTWAEFLRRNNDELVAGWGNLVNRSVSMAAKNFGVIPPVDPAGLTEADEALLATARAGFAAVGDLIARHRQKQAIGEAMKVVAEANRYLSEQAPWKLKGEADKPRMGTILHVALQVVSDANTLLTPFLPHSAQKIHELLGGTGVHAPMPSIVEVEDLDGGPAYPVLTGDYTQGARWESVPLEVGRALAAPKPVFRKLDPSIVEEELARLAG
- a CDS encoding alpha/beta fold hydrolase, yielding MPFITVGTENSAPIDLYYEDHGSGQPVVLIHGFPFSGATWEKQVPALLSSGYRTITYDRRGFGNSAQPAAGYDYDTFAADLDVLMTELDLRDAILVGHSMGTGEVTRYLGRYGSDRVSRAVLLAPLAPFLLKTADNPEGVDQSLFDGFKQAIQHDRFAFLTQFCNNFFNWEQNKGKLVTEEAYRAHWQIGARASAIGTLQSVDAWLTDFRGDVSRIDVPVLIVQGTEDNVLPYPATGQRLQPLLAGSQLITLNGAPHGTPWTNAADVNHAILEFTGAPAMARA
- a CDS encoding TatD family hydrolase, translated to MLAAMTEPNESRKQRAARRAGEFPPAPEPLPRPVLDSHTHLDITVSEAGVPGGGSADDPVAAAIEVAAGVGVDRLVQVGVDVESSRWSADVAEKYPAVLATVALHPNEAPRLADLDEALREIEALAARDRVRGVGETGMDFFRTGDEGRAAQEESFRAHIAIAKRYDKALVIHDRDAHADVLRILDDEGAPDTVVLHCFSGDAEFAAECVRRGYLLSFAGTVTFGTAGALREAAAVTPIDQMLVETDAPYLTPMPHRGRPNASYLIPLTVRSLAGTTGADLDELCAAISVTGDRVFGPW
- the rsmA gene encoding 16S rRNA (adenine(1518)-N(6)/adenine(1519)-N(6))-dimethyltransferase RsmA, with translation MTGLLGPAEIRELAARLGVVPTKKLGQNFVHDPNTVRRIVTAAGLTPDDVALEVGPGLGSLTLALLPVAAHVHAVEIDPALAGALPETAARFVGPDAGRLTVHRADALRVRAAELADPAPTALVANLPYNVAVPVVLHLLAELPSLRHGLVMVQKEVADRLTAGPGSKVYGVPSVKLAWYARARAAGRVPPNVFWPVPNVDSGLVAFTRREPPRHDVPRERVFAVVDAAFAQRRKTLRAALAGWAGGADRAAAALTAAGVDPGARGESLTVEQFAAITASAPTVAAPEQ
- a CDS encoding Uma2 family endonuclease, which produces MTAQPIDPAAAGMWYPDPVRQRLADYTIEDVLTLPDEAPRVELRDGVLVVVPSPTYGHQNIGNLLWMWLHQHAPTDLAPATAVGVAIDHRNTFEPDVVLLKRPVSGDRHYFDAQQVILAAEVVSPGTRRRDRLEKPADYADAGIPHYWRIEQNPVHVYAYDLVDGRYELAADSAEELIVEKPFDIRLRVRDITP
- a CDS encoding 4-(cytidine 5'-diphospho)-2-C-methyl-D-erythritol kinase: MTEAWRPDEEEEQQRRGASGPVKVRVPAKVNLHLGVGPLRRDGYHELNTVYHAISIYDELTARRGDTLTLTMEGEGAGELALDDSNLVIRAAHALAGYAGVPPHARLHLRKQIPLAGGLAGGSADAAAALVACDTLWGTGLSRDELAGIAADLGSDVPFLIHGGTALGTGRGEAVSPVLARPTSWHWVVAIAEGGLSTPAAYRELDRLRDAGTAGEPLGSTDALLAALRQRDPRVLAATLGNDLQDAALTMRPSLTETLKAGEQAGALAGIVSGSGPTCVFLATDEAHAGRVAADLAAAGVCREARVAHGPVAGARVV
- a CDS encoding ABC-F family ATP-binding cassette domain-containing protein, yielding MANIVNLDRVSKGYGAAGPLLTDVSLGLDDADRIGVVGLNGAGKSTLLRLLTRTEEPDDGRVTHRRDLRVAWLPQSLTLAPDATVRDVVLGTAWLGESMGAEHEWAGDAGVRAILDGLGMPHLGLDQPVGPMSGGERRRVALAALLVRDADLLILDEPTNHLDVGGVDWLAKHLVNRKGALVVVTHDRWFLDAVCTTTWEVADQTVRAYEGGFAAWTLARAERERVAAATEARRQNLLRKEIAWLRRGAPARTSKPRFRIEAANALIADVPPPRDTMSLQRLATARLGKQVYDLEQVTLHAGPKEILHDVTWQVGPGDRIAILGRNGAGKTTLLRMLAQVTRPDGGRFAAGSTVRPAFLSQELAELPGHLRVLEAVEEVARRVQLGDREISAAQLAEIFGFDDRRLWTPVSDLSGGERRRLQMLRLLAGEPNVLLLDEPTNDLDTDTLAALEDLLDSWPGTIIVASHDRYLIERVTDSVYGVFGDGRLVHLPGGVDEYLAQAAADRPGAARGEAAPAAASATATPAGMSAAEVRVAKKELAKLERQIGKLEQKEATLLDQLAAHATDYAKVAELDAQLKELRAERERTEETWLTLAEELPTG